The window TTTAATATGGGGAAATCGACGCATCACCCATACGTCTATGGTGGACAGTTTCCTACGTTCCACCATCGTCATGGCCTTTCCTGTCCACCTCAACAACCAGTTTACTGACATTTGTCTGTAGAAAACAAAGCCACAGGTACGAAATCATAGGTTCGTTTAAAACTTTGTATTGGTGCTGACACCGTCCAGAATATCACTTGGGTCTATTGAAAGGGTGAGCATCGGAGGCGCCCCTCCATGGGGCCTCTTTGGCCGACAATCCATACTTACTGGTGCCCAGAAAGCTTGCCCGGCTCCGGGCCCAGCTGCTAGAGCCCGGCCCAGGtgcaggcggcggtggcggcgccggctttGACGTCAGCAAGAGCGGCGATGCACGCATTTCCCTCGTCGGATTTCCTTCGGTCGGCAAATCAACATTTCTGTCCAaggtgacgaagacgagaTCCGAGGTTGCCGCCTACGCCTTCACCACCCTGACTGCGATTCCGGGTGTGCTCGAGTATGGTGGTGCCGAGATTCAGCTCCTTGATCTTCCCGGTATCATCGAgggtgccgccgagggaaagggccgaggtcgacaggtcatctcggcggccaagacgagCGATTTGATCCTGATGGTTCTCGACGCCACCAAGAAGGCCGAGCAGAGAGCGTTGTTGGAGGCTGAACTGGAAGCCGTCGGCATCCGTCTGAACCGAGAGCCGCCGTGAGCAGAGCTCCCTCCGACTCCACCTCACCGTCACGCCGGTGCGGCCGCTAACACGGCCGACAGCAACATCTATCTGaaggcgaagacggcgggcGGGATGAAGATTACCTTCCAATCACCtcccaagtacttggacgAGAAGATGCTGTACAACATCTTGCGCGACTACAAGATCCTGAACTGCGAGGTTCTCA of the Drechmeria coniospora strain ARSEF 6962 chromosome 01, whole genome shotgun sequence genome contains:
- a CDS encoding GTP-binding protein, whose protein sequence is MVNITEKIKEIEDEMRRTQKNKATEYHLGLLKGKLARLRAQLLEPGPGAGGGGGAGFDVSKSGDARISLVGFPSVGKSTFLSKVTKTRSEVAAYAFTTLTAIPGVLEYGGAEIQLLDLPGIIEGAAEGKGRGRQVISAAKTSDLILMVLDATKKAEQRALLEAELEAVGIRLNREPPNIYLKAKTAGGMKITFQSPPKYLDEKMLYNILRDYKILNCEVLIRDENATVDDFIDVIMKDHRKYIKCLYVYNKIDSVSLDFLDSLAREPQTVVMSCELDLGIQDVVDRCWKELKLIRIYTKRKGVDPDFGEALIVRSNSTIEDVCDRIHRSMKETFKYALVWGASARHIPQRVGLGHPVADEDVVYMVTAWKA